The Nymphaea colorata isolate Beijing-Zhang1983 chromosome 7, ASM883128v2, whole genome shotgun sequence DNA window ATCCTACTTCAGCATACCATGGACTCGAGGAATAGCCCAAAACACGATGTGCCATGAAGATCAGCCACGGCTGCTTCTGTCTATCGGCTGTTGCTAGGCAGTGTTCAATAAATTTGTATTGCTCAGTTCCTGGCCTCCAATCCAGCTCTGAGTCAGCTATACAGAACCGGAACATGCCATAGTCTGTTGAATACCTGAAAAAGCAATAAATGGTTGGATTTATAGATTTGAGAAGAATAGAGAATCAAACAGAGAGGGATTTAAGATTTTGAGCAGAAAGAATTGATGTAGTTATCTGAGATTCTGAATCAAATCACATGGATTTCAATTGGAGTGCAGACACGGGTATGAAGTAATTCCAGAAAgatcgtgtgtgtgtgtattaaatGGAAGTATTCTTATAGGAAAATTGTCAACAAATAGTCAATAAACTCATAAATTATCATACTATTTATCAATTAAACTATTAAAGTATGGTTATTTGATTGTGGTAATTGTTCATCAATTAAAGAAACACATTAGTGCAGTAAATTGAATGATGCCCTCCATTGTTCACAACTACAAATACATTCTGGGACAAaaagttgaaacaaaaaaaaaagtcctgtAATAAAGAACATTCATACTGCTAAAGCTTCAACGACTaagataaaaatttatattttataaacaaatcattcaaaatgggcttaaaaatgaaaattacatTCAATTTTGGGGAAAAACTATACTTGGTCAAACTTGATAGAATTCAAACTTGGAAAAAATTAAGGAAACTTAAGGCATGTTGACCACACTTACACTTCCTAGGCCATGTCTGGAACCTCACCTATATCAGAAGCAAATATCAGAAGCAAGCAGCTAAATGGTAAAATGTTGCATGTACCAGAATTTCTCCCTGTTCTCAGCAGGAACATAAAACATGGTTTCAGCCAACACACCACACTCCCCGCCTGAGTCCATGTTGTCATAAAAGGAACCTGTTCCTGGCCAGTCACGCTCATGATTTCCACTGCATCAAACAGTATCAAATATAATTAGCAGATATTAGTTTGatcttaattttctctcttttttacaTAATTGATGTCACTATGTCAAATCACCTACGACATTGAATTTAGCTTTTTGTCGGTTACCATGCCATTCAGCTTTTaccaaatcacaagttcttataaAAAGAATTACCCCAGTGATAAAAAACACATCCTTAgtgatcttatatatatatatatatatatatatatatataaaatagacCAACCATTATTTTATGGAAGTCCAGCACTCTGTTGAGCTGGATTACAGATGATTTTTTCCAATCTAACTTTATAGAGGATTTCAGACCACctaaatgaacaaaattattGCTGAATTTGGTACCAAGAATCAAATATTACGAGGATTTGAATTGGGGATGTCATAAAATCCAATCTGTGCATCAGATTTTGGCCTTTTTCATCGCACCACAAACCTTGGAACCAGTGGTGATCTTCTATCAAACCAGAATGGAAAAAAATGGCTGGAAGGTTCCAGACAATCTAAGACAATGGTTTGCCAAACCTGCAAAtcctatatatgtgtgtgtgtgtgtgtatatgagGTGCACTTCTCCCacatttgcagaaaaaaatgtctgccataatttttgaattttcttgttCGTCACAGCGTACAGATATGATTTACATACATTATTGAGTAGAAAACTAGGAATTAATGCTTATATCATGTAAATGTTATGCATCAATAGTATTTCACAACCTTAAAAGTGTAACAGTCAATGTACCAAAATTTGACAACtctgaaaatcatatttctGCATCTATAAAATATGATCTGTACCATGATTCTTGCAAACAAAATTATGATGATTATATCTATGAAGTTTGATGGAAAGACATTTTCTACACCCATGATTTTTAGTAGCAGTTATAGGTGCTTTGTCActtttatatgtgtgtgtatatgtgtgagAGGGACTCTGCATATATGAAAGTTAGATCTACAAATAATACCATGCAAATGCCGAACAGAACAAGTACATACATTTATGGTCATATCTATTGTTGAGCTTAATTTTTAACAGCAGTGGAAAATGATCAACAACCAAAAGTTCAAAACACCACTTAAAACAATTCCATACTAAAAATGCATGTATAATCTTATGAGAAAATTCACCTtttgaggaaaacaaaaaataaaaaactcaagATGCTAATAAGGTAGCAGAATTATCTATGAAAGAGAAGCTGACCAAACCTTGCAAGCATATATGGTACAGTTGAAGCAATTGGCTCAATCTGTGACGTAAACTGATCCCACTGTGATAGATATCCATTAGCATAAGAGATATCACCAATATGAAAGACTATATCTATATTATTCAAGTCCTTGATGAGTTGATCTGTTGTATTCAGAGAACCAGGCTGGTGATTACTATACTCATTGGAACCATCACGCTCTGCCTGCAAAGATGATTAAGATGAACTCTTTAGACTTTagagaaataaaaaacactTCAAAGTGTCTGGATATATTAAATTGTTCACCATTGCATCAACTTAAGATATCAGAGAAAAATTTCTCTATCTAAAAGCTTGGCTAAAGAACATTGAACCTTTCCCATATCACCAAAAACAACAACTCGCTGCAAGGAGCTTTGTCCAGGATAAGGAGATGCTCTAAAACGATAAACTTGACTCCAAATGTATGAGCCATTAAATAATCTATGACCCAGTCTGTAGGTATACCTGCACCAAGATTACAAAAAGTAGTTTGCAAATCTTGATAAAGACTGTTTAAAATGATCAAATTAATAGGTATTAGaggatatttatatgaataaCAGCATGAACCCAATCAAGGAACCATGGCTAATGGAAATCTATGAAACTTATCTGGACAGACAATTAGTTTCAGATAAAAAGTTTAACATTGAGTACATTGAGTTAGGCCATAATTCTTTTAGAAAGCTGGTGTGGATGAAGCCAGGGTCACGCCATCCCACAGTCCGTGCTGGAGAACCTGCAACAGAAATTTATGCAAGAAGTTTCTTAACACATGAACTACCATGATTTGATACTTTACGCTCACATATTAGCAGCACCTTGAGGTTGATAAATTCAGATCTTATCATAAAAAAGAGTGAGCATGTTTGTCTTTTATATgtatgtgagtgtgtgtgtgcatacaGAGAGagacaatgagagagagagagagagagagagagagagagagagagagagagagagagagagagagaattttggaCACCAGGAAACTAAAAGATGAAATCCAACAGCAGGAGATCGAGTGGTCTTCCATACAGGTCCATATAGGGATACCAGTCCTAATATATTGAGCTAATTCTTATTCTAACTACCAGAGCTAATGGACATAAGCCATGTAATAAGGTTgtgttattatatattttacagTGAGAGAGCATCTTACACAACAATTTATCTATAAGTAAATGACATCAACTAAAACATAATCCCTGGATAAGATATAGGCTGTGCATGGTAGAAGTTATGGTGTAAAGATGTTAAGCACAACCTCATTTGTTCATATATTAGTTCTTAAATTTGCATTGATTTCTTATTTCTGGGGATCTATCATGGGTTTATGTCTGAAAATGTTAGATATATAGGACTTTTAGGTGGCACTTTGTGACTGGGAGACATCAAACATATTTGTGATCTGCATCCTGAATTAATGGTGTGAATCTATTGCTTAATTGAAGTTCCTTTTAAATGTTTAGTTATTCACTTGAGATTTAATCAGACCTATATGCAAATGGCTtacaatgaaattttaaaacagCATAATTCTCCATAAATTTGAGGCAATTGTAAGTATGGAGGTTTAGTCAGGTCCACCATCCATGCCATCATCATTGAATTCCATTCACAAAATGTTCATAGACTAACAAATAATGAAGGAAAAGGCATACCACACATGCTGCTACGACTGAACGTCAAAGTTCCAGCTGGGGACTGCATCTGAGCCCTTCCTTGCAGGCCCCACTCAACAAAAGGTACTGCCTCTATAATATCGTAACCACTAGTCCAAGTAACTGTCATCTGAACATTGAAAAGCTCCAAATCAGAAAATAATTTCTTACATTAGGAAGCAAAGTAAGAGGAGAACACCATAATGCCTTGGGAACTTGACCAACTTTCAGCAAGACTGCATGTGTGCAACCCTTCTGTTTTTGAAAAGGAGGGCTGCGGGTGCCACAGGCAGTTGACTAAACTTCATGCAAGACtctgtgtgtgtttgtgcaGAAGAGAAGGACAAATGTATGTGCATCAATAGGCTATATGGGAAGAGGAGGGGCGTGTGTCTCCTTGTTTACATGCCAGTGGAATAATAAGGGTTTCtatcaaatcaaatattgacCAGATAACAAAAGACAAAATACAACAACGTAAAAAGAACCTTTTCCACAAAAATATACAAGATCAATTTTAATTCTACAGCTGCACAGCATACTTTAATATAATCAATGATTAACTGATAGAGGAAATCTACAATATTCTGGAAAATATAAGTCCAAAAGATACAGATGACATACTTCATTCCAAGACTTCCCTTGAGCTAGACGTGGATAAACAGGAGCTTTCGGGTTTGCAAATGTTACTGTATTTGAGACAGCAATCAGCTTTGGCTGCAGTACAAAAACCATAACCAATTTACATGTTCATTATTACTCAACATATTGAGATTAGCCTTGAAAATAATCAATAGGTAGGTAATCAAAAGATACAAGAATGTATTCCTTCCATCTCTAAAAGAAAGTGATAAGTACACATAAGGTATGTGATGAAAAGAAATTCCATGTCAAGCACAAAAATCAAAAGCTCCACAGATCTATATACAGTTAGAGAAAAACATATGTAGTTTCACTTATAGGATAGCAAGTTCAACGGGAAAGCAAATAGATAGACATCCAAGCAAGTACAAAAAATAGATAAACATCCAAGAAACTACAAAAAATTCAGGCCATATAACAGATAAAAGCTCACAAAGTTACCAAGACTATTATTTATCTCACACAGTAGACCTGCTACAAGAGGCTTATATCACTGGAAAAGGATCAGTTTATACATAACAGGAATGATAAACTGTCAAACGGTTGTAATTAGGGTTCAAAATTTAGCACTACTTTTTACATGTATTATCATATGCTGTCATAATATTTACACCGTTCCGATGAACTTGAAAATGTCTGTCATGTTGTAAAATCGCAAACAACAGGCAATATTCTtatctcctttcctttctaatGTCTCACTTGAATTTAACACTCCACACAATAGAAACATTGCAAATAAACAATTTGTAGCATCCTTTCAGGAGTTTTACAAAGAAAATTTCTACTTCTGCAAAGAAAATTGTGCAGCACCTCTTGTCAAAAGAGATGAGATTAGCACCTCGTGGCTAGAAATGTTATTGAGTGGTGCCATTTGAGCTTCACTGATTTTCCTGCCTTTGTTGGTCTGTACAACTTTCCACtcattttctcttcaattaTTTCATGTTTATTGTTAATTAAGCAAATGATTTTGCTATTTCCAAAGAAGTGATCTAGTATAACAGGATGGAAAGAACAGCCAGATTTAATTTTGTCTATCCATTCAATAggaattaa harbors:
- the LOC116258175 gene encoding probable inactive purple acid phosphatase 1: MEKIWRLICLLSFVEVVTFSHARVPGEQPLSNIAIHRSTLALHESAYIKASPLVLGLKGENSEWVTLKFSHPNPSIDDWIGVFSPSNFSATTCEPENKKDEPPLLCTAPIKYQYANYTNPSYTSTGNGILKLQLINQRADFSFALISGGISNPKLIAVSNTVTFANPKAPVYPRLAQGKSWNEMTVTWTSGYDIIEAVPFVEWGLQGRAQMQSPAGTLTFSRSSMCGSPARTVGWRDPGFIHTSFLKELWPNSMYTYRLGHRLFNGSYIWSQVYRFRASPYPGQSSLQRVVVFGDMGKAERDGSNEYSNHQPGSLNTTDQLIKDLNNIDIVFHIGDISYANGYLSQWDQFTSQIEPIASTVPYMLASGNHERDWPGTGSFYDNMDSGGECGVLAETMFYVPAENREKFWYSTDYGMFRFCIADSELDWRPGTEQYKFIEHCLATADRQKQPWLIFMAHRVLGYSSSPWYAEVGSFGEPMGRESLQNLWQKYKVDIALYGHVHSYERTCPVYENICTSSEKSHYRGPLNGTIHVVAGGGGYNLAQFVTLQTNWSLFRDSDFGFVKLTAFNHSSLLLEYKRSSNGKVYDSFTINRDYPDILACATDSCRPVTMAS